Part of the Streptomyces europaeiscabiei genome is shown below.
GGCCGCCACGGCGGAGGCCACCAGTGGGGCGTCCGCCGCCCCCGCGAGTTCGCGTTCGCGGAGACTGTAGGCGCGCAGGTCGCGGTGGAGGACCCGGCCGAGCGGCCCGCCGCCACCGGGTGCCAGCAGGGTGCGATACAGGGCCGCGTGCGGGGCGAGACCGGCGAAGAACTCCGGCAGCGCCTGCGGCGCCCGCACCGGGTCGGGGCGCCCGCGCCAGGCGTGCAGCGCCTCGACGGCCTCCCGTACGACATCGGCGCAGGCGTCGACGGCCAGCGCCTCCAGGTCGGGGTAGTGGACGTAGAACGTGGCCCGGCCGACCCCCGCCCGGCGGACCAGCGCTGCCACGCCGATCTCGTGCAGCGGGTGCCGGGCGCACTCGTCGAGGAGGGCTTCCCGCAGCCTGGCCCGGGTGCGGGCGGCCCGGGGGTCCTCCGTGGCCCGGGGGTCCTCCGGGGTCATCCCGCGACGAGGACGGCGGCCAGGGCGAGCGCGCCGGGGAGGGCCTGGGCGAAGAGGATGCGGCGGTTGGCGGTGGCGGCGCCGTACACACCGGCGACGATCACACAGGCGAGGAAGAAGATCTGGGCGCGGTAGCCGGTCGGGTCGGCGGCGATCAGGCCCCACACCAGACCCGCGGCGAGGAAGCCGTTGTAGAGCCCCTGATTGGCGGCCATCGCCGCCGTCCGCTTCGCCATCTCCGCGTCCAGTCCGTGGAACGACATCCCCGGCTTCTTCTGCCACAGGAACATCTCCATCACCAGGATGTACGCGTGCAGTACCGCCACCAGCGCGACCAGCACGTTCGCCAGGATCTCCATGTCAACAGACTCCGTGGTTCACTCGATGTTCCGAACTTCATGGACAGGTGTCCACTATAGCTGGACCACTGTCCAGGAAGTCCACCCGGGGTGCCCATGGCCGGCGCCGACGGGTTGTCGGACCCTGCCGCTAGGTTCCCGTCCATGAGTGAGCAAGAGGTGATCGTGCGGCGCGCCCGCGCCGAGGACGTGCCGGGGATCGTCGTCTCCAGCTCCTGGCTGTTCGCCGAGGACGGCGGGGAACGGGACCCCAGCCTGAACATGGACTGGCCGCGCAGGCACGGTGCCGAGGCCTTCACAGCCGCTCTCCAGGACCCCGGCCGGCTGCTGCTGGCCGCGCTGCACGGCGAGGAGGTGGTGGGCCATCTGTCGGGATCGATGTCCGGGCCCACCGCCCTGCGCCCCGTCGGATCGGCCACCCTCATGGCGCTGTACGTCCGGCCCGAGCACCGGCGCGCCCGCGTCGGGGCCCGGCTGGTCGACACCTTCCTGGTGTGGGCGCGGGAACAGGGCGCGGTGCACGCGGAGGTGACCGCCTCGGCGGCCAACGCGGACGGCATCCGCTTCTACGAGCGGGAGTCGTTCCGGCCGCAGGCACTCACGCTGCGGCTGAACCTGTAGCCGGCGGGTACCCGGGGAGCGTATGGGCGCGGCGGAACCGTCCCCCGCGCCCGGGATCGCGTACGGAGGAGACATGGCACTGGTACAGGCGGGCCTGGTGGTGCTGGACTGCGCCGAGCCGGAGAAGCTCGCGGTGTTCTACAAGGAGCTGCTCGACGGGGAGGAGACGGACGCCACGGCCAACCGTGTCGAGATCGAGGGCGCCTGTGGCACCCGGCTGGCGTTCCGCCGGGACGTCAACGCCACCCCGCCGAGCTGGCCCCGCCCCGAGAACTCCCTCCAGGCCCATCTGGACTTCTACGTCGACGACCTGGACGAGGCCGAGCGCCGGGTCGTCTCCCTCGGCGGGCGTCCGGTGGACACGAAGGACGCGTCCGGGCCGTTCGAGGAGCGCGGCTACGCCGACCCGGCAGGCCACTCCTTCACCCTGCGCCGCGAACACTCCACGGCCCCGAAGCAGGGCTAGCGGCCGGCAGGCAACGTTCGCCCCGTCGGGCGAACGTTGCCTGCCGGGGCACGGGCACCGGCGCGTCCGGGGCCTGCCCGGTGCCCCGGACCGGCGGGGCACCGGGCAGGCCCCGAACGTCAGTCCCGGCCTCCCTTCTCGGTGGCCGGCCACACCCCGGTGGACCGCTCGATGGCCTTGGCGCCCGTGCGGTCCACCGCGCTGCGCACGACCGCGAAGATCGCGCCCTGCACGGCCGCCGCGAACAGCACCTCGCCCCAGCCGCGGTCCCGGTCCAGGGCGTCGGGCGCGTCGTCCTCGTGCCGGATCAGCTTCCAGGTCTTGCGGAACGCCAGCGAGGCCAGCGCACCGCCCGCCCAGCCGAGGGCGAACCCCAGGGGCTGGTAGGCGAGCGGGAGCTTCTTCTTCTTGGACATCTGGTCCTCCTTCTTGCCTGCGGTGATGTGGTCGGTCAGGGACGACCCTGCGGGGCCACGACCTCGGCGGCGGGCACCGGCCCCGGGGCCGTCCCGTCGCCGAACGGGCTGCCGCCCAGGTCCTCGCGGCCGTGGGGCGTGAGCCAGCCCACCAGATCGGGCCCGAGCGGCACCACGGCGGTCGGGTTGATGCCCGTGTGCACCTGGTAGTAGTGCCGCTTGATGTGGTCGAAGTCGACGGTGTCGCCGAATCCGGGGGTCTGGAAGAGATCATGGGCGTAAGCCCAGAGCACCCGGTCCTCGGCCAGCTTCCAGCGGTTGCACTTGAAGTGACCTTGGTAGACGGGGTCGAAACGCACCAGCGTGGTGAAGAGCCGGATGTCCGCCTCCGTGATCGTCTCCCCGACGAGGTAGCGCTGCCGCGCCAGCCGCTGCGACAGCGCCTCCAGCCGCCGGAACACACCGGCGCAGGCCTTCTCGTACTCCTCCTGGCCCGTGGCGAATCCAGCCCGGTACACCCCGTTGTTCACGTCCTTGTAGACCTCGGCCATCACCGTGTCGATCTCGTCGCGCAGGGCCGCCGGGTACAGGTCGGGCGCGCCCTTGCGGTGCAGGTCGGTCCACTCGGTGGCGAGGTCGAGGGTGAGTCGCTGGTAGTCGTTGGTGACCAGCTCGCCGCTCGGCACGTCGACGATCGCAGGGACGCTGACACCGCCGGGATAGTCGCTCTCCCGCGCGTCGTACGCCTCCTTCAGGAACCGGATGCCGAGGACCGGGTCGCGGCCGTCGGGGTCGAGTGTGAACCGCCAGCTACGGTCGTCCTGGATCGGGTCGGCGACGGCCATCGACAGGGCGTCCTCCAGGCCCAGCAGCCGCCGGGAGATCACCGCCCGGCTCGCCCAGGGGCAGGCCCGGCTGACCACCAGCCGGTAGCGGCCCGCCGCCACGGGCCAGCCGTCCCGGCCGTCGGCCGTGATCCGGTCCGCGAAGTGGCTCCTGGACCGCTCGAACGCCTTCCTCCCGTACGCCTCGTTCCCCTCGCCGACACTCATGCCGTCCGTCCTTCCGGTCCGTCCGGATACGTATGCCCTGATGGAGTTCCCCGATTTCCGCGACACCCACGGTGTGAGCGCGACGGGCCGGGGCAGTCGGCGGAAGTGACGCGGACATCAGCAGGCACGGAGACGACGGACGACCGGGGCGGGGCGGTTCTCGAAGGACCGGGAAGCCATGAGGAGAGCAAGGCGCGGGAGGACCACAGGACCCGGATCACCGTCCTCGTCGCCCTCGGCGCCAACCTCGTGATCGCCGTGGCCAAGACCGTCGGTGGACTCCTCGCCGGATCGCCCGCCCTCCTCTCGGAGGCCGCCCACTCGGTAGCCGACAGCCTGAACGAGGTCTTCCTCCTCGCCGCGCTGCGCCGCAGCCGCCGCCCCGCCGACAGCCGGCACCCCTTCGGCTATGGCAAGGAGCGCTTCTTCTGGTCCCTGCTCGCCGCCGTCGGCATCTTCGTGATGGGCGGGTGCTTCTCCTTCTATCAGGCGGTCCACGCCCTGACGGCCGATGGCGTGGAGTCCTACGACGGCTATGTCGTCGGCATCGCCGTCCTCGGGGTGGCACTCCTGTCCGAGGGCGCCTCACTGCTGCGCGCCCTGCACCAGGTGCGGGGGCAGGGCGGCGTCGACGGACTCCGGGACCCGGCGCTGCGTACGGTCGTCGCCGAGGACGGCACGGCGGTGCTCGGCGTGACCCTCGCGATCGCCGGGATGGCCCTGCACATGGTGACCGGCCAGGTGATCTGGGAGGCGTCCGCCTCGTTCGCGATCGGGGCGCTGCTCGTGTACGTCGCCTACTGGCTCGGGCGGGACGCCCGTGAACAGCTCATCGGGGTCGCCGCCGACCCCGAACCCAGCCGGAAGATCCGTTCCCTGCTGGAGGCGCAGCCCGAGATCGACAGCGTGGAGGCCCTGCTCACCATGCAACTCGGCCTGGACTCCACCCTTGTGGCGGCCCGGGTCGACCTCGTCCCCGGCCTCGACAGCGAGGAGGTGGAGGAGGTCGCCGTCCGTATCAAGGGCTCCATCGCCCACGTCGTCCCCGAGGCCGACCAGATCTTCCTCGACGTGACGGAGAAGACGGGCTGGGGGGAGCGGGCAGGGGAAAGCCCCGCCGCGACGGGGGAACGCGGCGGGGCCTGAGACTCGGGTGCCCGGTGCGCGGGGGATCATTCGCGACGTGTCGAAAGTTCTTTCTCCACGCTTTCCGGCACCCGCGACACGCTCTCCGTCACCGTCGGTGAGTTGCCCGGTGCCGCGGCCGGTGGGCCGTCACCCTTTCGCCGGCTCCAGCACGAAGACGGGGATCTCCCGGTCGGTCTGCTTCTGGTAGTCCGCGTACGGCGGGTACGCGGCGACCGCCCGGTCCCACCACTCGGCCTTCTCGTCCCCGGTGACCTCGCGCGCGGTCAGTTCCTGGAGGGCGGGCCCGTCCTGGAGCTCGACCTGGGGGTCGGACTTGAGGTTGTGGTACCAGACCGGGTGCTTGGGCGCCCCGCCCTGCGAGGCCACGACCGCGTACCGCCCGTCGTGCTCCACCCGCATCAGCGGGGTCTTGCGCAGCTTCCCGCTCTTCGCGCCGCGCGTGGTGAGCACGATGACCGGCAGGCCCGTGTCCAGCAACGTCGTCCCCTGCGTGCCGCCCGAGCTCTCGTACAACTCGACCTGCTCGCGCACCCACTGCGTCGGGCTGGGCACGTATTCGCCCTCAAGTGGCATGAGTACCGTCCCTTGTTGTCGTGTACGGACTGTCCCCGCATTCAACACCCGCCCCTTCCGGATTCATCCTCGTCCGGCCACCCGCACACGGGACTTGCCCGCCTTCACGGACCGCTTCAGGCATTGGGCGACGGCCCCAGCATGAGTACCGCCAGCACAGCGATCACGGCACTCGACAGGAGCCCCGTCACCAGCCGTCCCCGGTGTCCGGTCAGTGCCCGGCCGAGCAGCGCTCCGCCGCCCGCCAGCAGCAGTTGCCAGCTCGCGGAGGCGAGGAACGCGGCGAGGACGAACACCGCCTGTTCCAGTGGGCCGACGGCGTCGGTGGCGCGGCTGCCGAGCACGAGCGCGGCGAAGTAGACGACCGTGGTGGGGTTGAGGAGGGTGATCCCCAGGAGGGCGACGTAGGCGCGGGCCGGGCTCACCGGGTCCCGCTGCGGGCGAGTGGTGAGCCGCCGGGCGCGGTACTGGCGCAGGGTCGTGACCGTGCCGCGTATCGCCAGGGCGAGGAGTACCAGGGCGGAGGCCCAGCGCAGGGGCACCAGCACCGGTTGCAGGGCGGCCGCGAGGGCCGTACCGCCCAGGGCGGCGAGCAGGGCGTACAGTCCGTCGGCCGTGGCGACGCCGAGTGCGGCGCAGGCTCCGGTCCGCAGGGACGTACGGGCGGTGAGGGAGACGAGGTAGGTCGCGACGGCTCCGACGGGGATGGCGATGCCATAGCCGGCGAGGAGCCCCGCGAGGAGCGCGGCCGTCATGACCGGGGCGGTGTCGGTCCCCACGGTCGGCCGGTCTGCTGCTGCGCCCGCACCGGCGAGGCGGTGGCGAGGGGCAGCAGCAGGAAGGCGTCGTTGATGAGCATGGGCAGATCCTGGGGTCGCGTGCTCCGCCCCCGCAAACGAATTACCGCCGGCTCTTGACCGTGGTTCCCCGTCTGCCT
Proteins encoded:
- a CDS encoding TetR/AcrR family transcriptional regulator, which encodes MTPEDPRATEDPRAARTRARLREALLDECARHPLHEIGVAALVRRAGVGRATFYVHYPDLEALAVDACADVVREAVEALHAWRGRPDPVRAPQALPEFFAGLAPHAALYRTLLAPGGGGPLGRVLHRDLRAYSLRERELAGAADAPLVASAVAATFAGVLADWLHGLLDGTPQEIADQAWQLLVALHRSR
- a CDS encoding DUF1304 domain-containing protein; this translates as MEILANVLVALVAVLHAYILVMEMFLWQKKPGMSFHGLDAEMAKRTAAMAANQGLYNGFLAAGLVWGLIAADPTGYRAQIFFLACVIVAGVYGAATANRRILFAQALPGALALAAVLVAG
- a CDS encoding GNAT family N-acetyltransferase, whose amino-acid sequence is MSEQEVIVRRARAEDVPGIVVSSSWLFAEDGGERDPSLNMDWPRRHGAEAFTAALQDPGRLLLAALHGEEVVGHLSGSMSGPTALRPVGSATLMALYVRPEHRRARVGARLVDTFLVWAREQGAVHAEVTASAANADGIRFYERESFRPQALTLRLNL
- a CDS encoding VOC family protein, whose amino-acid sequence is MALVQAGLVVLDCAEPEKLAVFYKELLDGEETDATANRVEIEGACGTRLAFRRDVNATPPSWPRPENSLQAHLDFYVDDLDEAERRVVSLGGRPVDTKDASGPFEERGYADPAGHSFTLRREHSTAPKQG
- a CDS encoding DUF4235 domain-containing protein, with translation MSKKKKLPLAYQPLGFALGWAGGALASLAFRKTWKLIRHEDDAPDALDRDRGWGEVLFAAAVQGAIFAVVRSAVDRTGAKAIERSTGVWPATEKGGRD
- a CDS encoding glutathione S-transferase family protein — encoded protein: MSVGEGNEAYGRKAFERSRSHFADRITADGRDGWPVAAGRYRLVVSRACPWASRAVISRRLLGLEDALSMAVADPIQDDRSWRFTLDPDGRDPVLGIRFLKEAYDARESDYPGGVSVPAIVDVPSGELVTNDYQRLTLDLATEWTDLHRKGAPDLYPAALRDEIDTVMAEVYKDVNNGVYRAGFATGQEEYEKACAGVFRRLEALSQRLARQRYLVGETITEADIRLFTTLVRFDPVYQGHFKCNRWKLAEDRVLWAYAHDLFQTPGFGDTVDFDHIKRHYYQVHTGINPTAVVPLGPDLVGWLTPHGREDLGGSPFGDGTAPGPVPAAEVVAPQGRP
- a CDS encoding cation diffusion facilitator family transporter yields the protein MTRTSAGTETTDDRGGAVLEGPGSHEESKAREDHRTRITVLVALGANLVIAVAKTVGGLLAGSPALLSEAAHSVADSLNEVFLLAALRRSRRPADSRHPFGYGKERFFWSLLAAVGIFVMGGCFSFYQAVHALTADGVESYDGYVVGIAVLGVALLSEGASLLRALHQVRGQGGVDGLRDPALRTVVAEDGTAVLGVTLAIAGMALHMVTGQVIWEASASFAIGALLVYVAYWLGRDAREQLIGVAADPEPSRKIRSLLEAQPEIDSVEALLTMQLGLDSTLVAARVDLVPGLDSEEVEEVAVRIKGSIAHVVPEADQIFLDVTEKTGWGERAGESPAATGERGGA
- a CDS encoding nitroreductase family deazaflavin-dependent oxidoreductase → MPLEGEYVPSPTQWVREQVELYESSGGTQGTTLLDTGLPVIVLTTRGAKSGKLRKTPLMRVEHDGRYAVVASQGGAPKHPVWYHNLKSDPQVELQDGPALQELTAREVTGDEKAEWWDRAVAAYPPYADYQKQTDREIPVFVLEPAKG
- a CDS encoding LysE family transporter produces the protein MTAALLAGLLAGYGIAIPVGAVATYLVSLTARTSLRTGACAALGVATADGLYALLAALGGTALAAALQPVLVPLRWASALVLLALAIRGTVTTLRQYRARRLTTRPQRDPVSPARAYVALLGITLLNPTTVVYFAALVLGSRATDAVGPLEQAVFVLAAFLASASWQLLLAGGGALLGRALTGHRGRLVTGLLSSAVIAVLAVLMLGPSPNA